The following coding sequences are from one Candidatus Borkfalkia ceftriaxoniphila window:
- a CDS encoding 2-isopropylmalate synthase: protein MKNYQRYTKMFSMPPVRSMDWAEKTCVEKAPVWCSVDLRDGNQALIEPMSLGQKVEFFKLLLKIGFKEIEVGFPAASETEYEFLRTLIENDLIPDDVTVQVLTQAREHIIRKTFEAIKGAKNAIVHVYNSTSVAQREQVFKKSREEILKIAVDGAKLLKKLADEAGENYRFEYSPESFTGTEPEYALEVCNAVLDVWQPTKDRKAIINIPATVENAMPHVFAQQVEYISKNLKFRGNVVLSLHPHNDRGCGVAASEMGLLAGADRVEGTLFGNGERTGNADIVTVAMNLFSQGVDPELDFSFMPEICEKYREFTQMEISPRQPYAGALVFAAFSGSHQDAIAKGMQWRRDKKCEFWTVPYLPIDPADVGREYQTDVIRINSQSGKGGVGFILQENFGVNLPPKFKEAMGYAAKDVSDKTHKELKPDEVYRVFLERFVENRPLFDVSECHFKQLAGGIEATVTVAEQGKKSVVQAVGNGRLDAVSNALKKHFGAAYTLTTYEQHSLGEQSTSKALSFVGVEGDGKTGWGAGIDEDIIQSSFEALCAALNNLFVSRGKD, encoded by the coding sequence ATGAAAAATTATCAGAGATATACCAAAATGTTCTCCATGCCGCCCGTGCGCAGCATGGATTGGGCTGAAAAAACGTGCGTGGAGAAAGCGCCCGTCTGGTGCAGCGTGGATCTTCGCGACGGCAACCAGGCGCTCATCGAACCGATGAGCCTCGGTCAGAAAGTCGAATTTTTCAAACTCCTTTTAAAGATCGGCTTTAAGGAGATCGAAGTGGGCTTTCCCGCCGCGAGCGAAACGGAATACGAGTTTTTGCGCACCCTCATCGAAAACGATCTCATTCCCGACGACGTTACCGTGCAGGTTCTGACGCAGGCGCGCGAACACATCATCCGCAAGACGTTCGAGGCGATCAAAGGCGCGAAAAACGCGATCGTGCACGTGTATAATTCCACGTCGGTCGCCCAGCGCGAGCAGGTGTTTAAAAAGAGCCGCGAAGAAATTTTGAAGATCGCGGTGGACGGCGCGAAATTATTGAAAAAACTAGCGGACGAAGCGGGGGAAAACTACCGTTTCGAATACAGTCCCGAAAGTTTTACGGGCACAGAACCCGAATACGCGCTGGAAGTCTGCAACGCCGTTTTAGACGTATGGCAGCCGACGAAAGACCGCAAGGCGATCATCAACATACCCGCGACCGTGGAAAACGCCATGCCGCACGTGTTCGCCCAACAGGTGGAATATATCTCGAAAAATCTCAAATTCCGCGGGAACGTGGTGCTCAGCCTGCACCCGCACAATGACCGCGGATGCGGCGTCGCCGCATCGGAAATGGGGCTTTTGGCGGGCGCCGACCGCGTGGAAGGCACGCTGTTCGGCAACGGCGAACGCACGGGCAACGCCGATATCGTCACCGTCGCCATGAACCTCTTTTCGCAGGGCGTCGATCCCGAACTGGATTTTTCCTTTATGCCCGAGATCTGCGAAAAATACAGGGAATTCACGCAGATGGAAATATCACCCCGTCAGCCGTACGCGGGCGCGCTCGTGTTCGCGGCTTTTTCCGGCTCCCATCAGGACGCCATCGCCAAGGGCATGCAGTGGCGGCGCGACAAAAAATGCGAATTCTGGACAGTGCCGTATCTTCCCATCGATCCCGCGGACGTGGGCCGCGAATATCAGACGGACGTCATCCGTATCAACAGCCAGTCGGGAAAGGGCGGCGTGGGCTTTATATTACAGGAAAACTTCGGCGTGAACCTTCCTCCCAAATTCAAAGAGGCGATGGGCTACGCCGCCAAAGACGTATCGGATAAGACGCACAAAGAGTTGAAACCCGACGAGGTATACCGCGTATTTTTGGAGCGTTTCGTGGAAAACCGTCCCTTGTTCGACGTGAGCGAATGTCATTTTAAACAACTTGCGGGCGGTATCGAGGCGACGGTCACCGTCGCGGAACAGGGAAAAAAGAGCGTCGTGCAGGCGGTCGGAAACGGGCGGCTGGACGCGGTTTCCAACGCGCTTAAAAAACATTTCGGCGCAGCGTACACGCTCACGACCTACGAACAACATTCGCTGGGCGAGCAGTCGACTTCCAAAGCGCTCTCCTTCGTGGGCGTGGAAGGGGACGGAAAAACAGGCTGGGGCGCCGGCATCGACGAGGATATCATACAATCCTCCTTCGAGGCGCTGTGCGCCGCATTGAACAATCTGTTCGTTTCCCGCGGGAAAGATTGA
- a CDS encoding sodium-dependent transporter — protein MSENENQEQAAVQEEKGAAHEKKHHGFSSKLGFVLAAAGSAVGLGNLWRFPYLAARHGGIFILFYIAFAVTFGFALLILEIAIGRKTGKDVVGAFGELNKKTKWFGFFSLVVPVIIVPYYCVIGGWVLKYLVSYMNGMGATGALTGDFFATFISGSWEPLIYFLIFAAMAFVVVVLGVQKGIEKVSKILMPILAILAVVLAVFVLCQPNAWKGLSYIFVPDFGKFSGEMLLDALGQLFYSMSLAMCIMITYGSYMKKDANIQKSGRQISVCDTSFAIVASLIIIPAIFAFSANPDGDLASSGPSLMFVVLPNVFGAFSSFGNLIGMLFFLLVLFAALTSAISLFEAIVAVLCRHFKLKRLVSCFIVFGVIVVLGTLSSLGFGVLNGIQLNGKTILDMFDFISNSVLMPLVAIGTCVIVGYFTNVRLITEEIGLKEKSAREKYFKIMIRFVAPVCLIAILVSGLMSAF, from the coding sequence ATGAGCGAGAACGAAAACCAGGAACAAGCCGCAGTGCAGGAAGAAAAGGGCGCTGCGCACGAAAAGAAACATCACGGTTTTTCGAGCAAACTCGGCTTTGTGCTCGCGGCGGCGGGTTCCGCCGTGGGACTTGGAAATTTGTGGCGCTTTCCCTACCTTGCCGCAAGGCACGGCGGGATCTTTATCCTTTTCTACATTGCGTTTGCCGTCACGTTCGGATTCGCGCTGCTGATTCTGGAGATCGCGATCGGACGCAAGACGGGGAAAGACGTCGTGGGCGCGTTCGGCGAACTCAACAAAAAGACCAAATGGTTCGGCTTTTTCTCCCTGGTGGTGCCCGTCATCATCGTGCCGTACTATTGCGTGATCGGCGGCTGGGTTCTCAAATACCTCGTTTCCTATATGAACGGAATGGGTGCGACGGGCGCATTGACGGGCGACTTTTTCGCCACGTTTATTTCGGGCAGTTGGGAACCGCTTATTTATTTTCTCATCTTCGCGGCGATGGCTTTCGTCGTAGTCGTGTTAGGCGTGCAGAAAGGCATCGAAAAGGTCAGTAAGATCCTCATGCCCATTCTCGCAATCCTCGCCGTCGTTCTGGCGGTGTTTGTCCTCTGTCAGCCCAACGCCTGGAAAGGGTTAAGTTACATTTTCGTGCCCGATTTCGGCAAATTTTCGGGGGAGATGCTGCTGGACGCGCTCGGACAACTGTTCTATTCCATGTCGCTTGCCATGTGTATCATGATCACGTACGGCTCGTACATGAAAAAGGACGCGAATATCCAAAAGAGCGGACGGCAGATCAGCGTGTGCGATACGTCGTTCGCGATCGTGGCAAGTCTCATCATCATTCCCGCCATCTTCGCCTTTTCCGCCAATCCCGACGGAGATCTGGCAAGTTCGGGCCCCTCGCTCATGTTTGTGGTTTTGCCCAACGTATTCGGCGCTTTTTCCTCGTTCGGAAATCTCATAGGAATGCTCTTTTTCCTTTTGGTGCTGTTTGCCGCGCTCACGTCCGCCATATCGCTCTTCGAGGCGATCGTCGCGGTATTGTGCCGACATTTCAAACTCAAACGATTGGTTTCCTGTTTTATCGTTTTCGGCGTGATCGTGGTGCTGGGCACTTTGTCTTCGCTCGGGTTCGGCGTCTTGAACGGCATACAACTGAACGGTAAGACGATCTTAGATATGTTCGACTTTATCAGCAACAGCGTTTTGATGCCGCTCGTCGCCATCGGAACGTGCGTCATCGTCGGATATTTTACCAACGTGCGCCTCATTACCGAAGAGATCGGACTGAAAGAAAAGTCCGCGCGCGAAAAGTATTTTAAGATCATGATACGATTCGTCGCGCCCGTCTGCCTCATCGCCATTCTCGTTTCGGGTCTGATGTCTGCATTTTAA
- a CDS encoding ABC transporter ATP-binding protein: protein MKKEQLQIRTDGNILECSALCKAYASTLALDNVDLNIGRGGIVGLLGPNGSGKSTLIKLAMGMLQPTSGEVRIGGLKPCPATKSVTAYLPDTNFLSNWMRVEQALAYSMDFFADFRREKAEAMLDRLGIGLKQPIRTLSKGNKEKLGLILTMAREAELFILDEPIAGVDPAARDFILETVLANKPAHATIFLCTHLIADVEPILTHAIFLNRGRVVLDEDAEIVRSEKGKSLDEIFREVFRW from the coding sequence TTGAAAAAAGAACAATTACAGATCCGTACCGACGGAAACATTCTCGAATGTTCCGCATTATGCAAGGCGTACGCATCTACGCTCGCGCTGGATAACGTGGATTTGAATATCGGAAGAGGGGGGATCGTGGGGCTTTTAGGCCCCAACGGCAGCGGCAAATCCACGCTCATCAAACTTGCGATGGGGATGCTGCAGCCTACGTCGGGCGAAGTGCGCATCGGCGGCTTAAAACCCTGTCCCGCGACCAAATCTGTCACTGCCTATCTTCCCGACACGAATTTTTTGTCGAACTGGATGCGCGTGGAGCAGGCGCTCGCCTATTCCATGGACTTTTTCGCCGACTTTAGGCGGGAAAAGGCGGAAGCCATGCTGGATAGGCTGGGAATCGGGCTGAAACAGCCTATCCGCACGCTTTCCAAGGGCAATAAGGAAAAGTTGGGGCTGATCCTCACCATGGCGCGGGAAGCGGAACTTTTCATTCTCGACGAGCCGATCGCGGGCGTCGATCCCGCCGCGCGCGATTTCATTCTCGAAACCGTGCTTGCCAATAAGCCCGCGCATGCGACCATCTTTTTGTGCACGCACCTGATCGCGGACGTGGAACCCATTTTGACGCACGCGATCTTTTTGAACCGCGGGCGCGTCGTGCTCGATGAGGACGCGGAGATCGTGCGCAGCGAAAAAGGGAAAAGTCTGGACGAAATATTCAGGGAGGTGTTCCGATGGTAA
- a CDS encoding HNH endonuclease, whose amino-acid sequence MEYKLNFELVPDSCWYSNLRSILTPAQWDVVRKDAYARAEGRCMICGCPAKRLEAHERWEYDESTQTQKLADVVAVCRRCHEVIHIGRTQLMGREREAEAWFQKVNGCTYAQYRAALGKANEDHRRRNLVPAWKLDVRYLEKFCKGGKES is encoded by the coding sequence ATGGAATACAAATTGAATTTCGAACTGGTGCCCGACAGTTGTTGGTACAGCAATCTGCGCTCCATTCTTACGCCCGCCCAATGGGACGTGGTGCGGAAAGACGCGTACGCGCGTGCGGAAGGGAGATGCATGATCTGCGGCTGTCCCGCCAAGCGCTTGGAAGCGCACGAGCGTTGGGAATACGACGAAAGCACGCAGACGCAGAAACTTGCCGACGTGGTGGCGGTTTGCCGCCGGTGCCACGAGGTGATCCATATCGGGCGCACGCAGTTGATGGGAAGAGAGCGCGAGGCGGAGGCATGGTTTCAAAAGGTGAACGGTTGTACATATGCGCAGTACCGCGCGGCGCTCGGCAAGGCCAACGAAGACCATCGCCGCCGCAACCTCGTGCCCGCATGGAAACTGGACGTGCGTTATCTCGAAAAATTCTGTAAG